One window of Nymphaea colorata isolate Beijing-Zhang1983 chromosome 1, ASM883128v2, whole genome shotgun sequence genomic DNA carries:
- the LOC116260730 gene encoding probably inactive leucine-rich repeat receptor-like protein kinase At5g48380, with product MGYVELIMTAGMNYGRMSSLFIVVILLTSIHNCHCIQSDIECLKSLQQSLDDPNNSLASWKFQNNSEGYICNFVGVECWHPNENRVLNIRLSSMGLQGQFPTGLANCTSMTGLDLSDNQLAGPLPTNISHYVGFVTSLDLSKNKFTGEIPDNLKNCTYLNSLKLDSNLFTGGIPPGIGQLSRLKTFSVASNKLTGNIPPFVNPQPPESFASNEGLCGPPLPNCQSQAKNNHAVVTAATVSGGILFIALLIIIVLMLFCRKKPKKKDEDIEGNKWAKDMIAQKGVKVSVFENSIPKLKLRDLMKFTNNFSKHNIINSGRTGTVYKATLSDGSFLAVKRLQDSQHTEKQFKSEMETLGKVRHHNLVPLLGFCVAKRERLLVYKHMPRGTLYQQLHVLKAESEVMAWPTRMRISIGAARGLAWLHHSCNPRIIHRNISSHCILLDDDYEPKISDFGLARLMNPVDTHLSTYVNGEFGVLGYVAPEYARTLVATPKGDVYSFGVVLLEIVTGEESTHVANAPESFKGNLVDWITQLSSNSVVQDAIDRSLAGRGFDDELLQFLRVACACVLSAPKERPSMFEVYQLLRAIGQKYLSTTYDEMPLEPSNVLDDCPPDELIVATDAR from the exons atgggTTATGTTGAGTTGATCATGACGGCGGGCATGAACTATGGAAGAATGAGTTCTCTCTTTATTGTGGTAATTTTGTTGACGAGCATACATAACTGCCACTGCATTCAATCTGATATAGAGTGCCTGAAATCCCTGCAACAATCTTTAGACGACCCCAACAACTCTTTGGCGTCCTGGAAATTTCAGAACAATTCAGAAGGATACATCTGCAACTTCGTTGGGGTAGAGTGTTGGCACCCAAACGAGAACAGAGTGCTCAACATAAGACTGTCCTCCATGGGCCTCCAGGGGCAGTTCCCGACTGGTCTAGCGAACTGCACCAGCATGACGGGGTTGGATCTTTCAGACAACCAGCTTGCCGGGCCCTTGCCCACTAACATTTCACATTATGTGGGATTTGTGACTTCATTAGATCTGTCGAAAAACAAGTTTACTGGTGAAATCCCTGATAATCTGAAGAACTGTACTTATCTCAACTCATTAAAATTGGATAGTAACCTGTTTACCGGTGGAATTCCCCCTGGAATCGGGCAGTTAAGTCGGCTCAAGACTTTCAGCGTTGCAAGTAACAAATTAACGGGGAATATTCCTCCATTCGTGAATCCTCAACCTCCTGAGAGTTTTGCAAGTAATGAAGGGCTTTGCGGGCCTCCGTTACCAAATTGTCAGTCTCAAGCAAAGAACAACCATGCTGTTGTTACCGCTGCAACCGTTAGTGGTGGAATCCTCTTCATTGCCCTGCTCATTATCATTGTTCTGATGCTGTTTTGCCGTAAGAAGCCcaagaagaaggatgaagatATTGAAGGCAACAAATGGGCCAAGGACATGATTGCACAGAAGGGAGTAAAG GTTTCTGTGTTTGAGAATTCTATTCCGAAGTTGAAGCTGAGAGATCTGATGAAGTTTACAAACAACTTCAGCAAACATAATATCATAAACTCAGGAAGAACAGGAACAGTTTACAAAGCAACACTTTCAGATGGTTCGTTTCTTGCAGTCAAGCGATTGCAGGACTCTCAACATACTGAAAAGCAATTCAAGTCTGAAATGGAAACGCTTGGGAAAGTAAGGCATCATAATTTGGTTCCTCTCCTTGGCTTCTGTGTTGCTAAAAGGGAGAGACTGTTGGTGTACAAGCACATGCCCAGGGGCACCTTGTATCAACAGTTACATGTACTTAAAGCTGAATCTGAAGTTATGGCGTGGCCAACGAGAATGAGAATAAGCATTGGGGCTGCAAGAGGTTTGGCTTGGCTTCATCATAGTTGCAATCCACGTATCATCCACCGGAATATTAGTTCCCATTGTATCCTGTTGGATGATGACTATGAGCCAAAAATCTCTGATTTTGGCCTGGCACGCCTTATGAATCCTGTTGACACGCATCTTAGCACCTACGTGAATGGTGAATTTGGTGTGTTGGGTTACGTGGCCCCTGAATATGCACGGACACTTGTTGCTACACCAAAGGGAGATGTATATAGTTTTGGGGTGGTTCTGTTGGAAATAGTAACTGGTGAAGAATCCACTCATGTGGCAAATGCCCCTGAAAGCTTCAAGGGAAATCTGGTTGATTGGATTACTCAACTTTCAAGCAATTCTGTTGTTCAAGACGCCATAGATCGATCCCTGGCAGGTCGTGGTTTTGATGATGAGTTACTGCAATTTTTACGAGtggcatgtgcatgtgtgctcTCCGCTCCCAAGGAAAGGCCCTCTATGTTTGAAGTCTATCAACTGCTTAGAGCTATTGGGCAGAAGTATCTCTCAACAACTTATGATGA